Below is a genomic region from Microcaecilia unicolor chromosome 9, aMicUni1.1, whole genome shotgun sequence.
ggtttcaggatatccacaatgaatatgcaagagaacaAGCTGCTTGCAAAGgctctcatgcacattcactgtggatatcggaggactgggttcagaacccctgATAGATTACAATGTTTGGCTCTTTTTTCAGCAACATTTTGGAAAACCAGAAAAACAAATGTTCAGAAATAAAACCAAATACTTGTTTTGTACATTGCATGAACCAAATGCAAATTTGTTTTCCAAAGttaatatacaaaataaatacatatctgCAGTTTTACAGACATCTACTGCTGAGCGCAGTCTTAATTAAAATAGCTTAACAATAAATAATACAATTGTAGTGCATTCCTTCACTCAGACTTTGAAGTGGATAGTTTAGTGTAACATTTCATACTGCGGAAGAGTTAAAAATACAATTCCTTTAGTGTGCATTGCAGTAATGGAATGTGATGACAATGATATGCATCATGCATAGAAAATGAGTTCAGGTATTTGTCCTCCTTGTACTCCAGTGCCATTGGTACTGTCTGATGAGCACTGAAACTGGAATGTTACTTTTCCACACTGAACTTCTGTCATTCCCTCTTGTCCAAAATAACTAAGCTCACTGCCATCAAGGATAGCACTCATGTTGTAAAATGTGTCTTGTTCAACCTGCACAGGGTGTTCGAACCACACTGAGAAGGTATTGCTGGAGCCATCAGAAATAAATTTTGTTAGATTTTGAGCAAGCACAAGTCCCTGACGCTTCAGTTCAATTTTGACAGTGTACTCTGCTTTACCACAGCTTGAGCCATATAATCCTAGTCCTGCCATAAATATCCTTTTATCGACGGCAAATTGGATGCTATCACAGCGACCTCGATATCTCCACTGATTGCTGCGGTATGCGGAGGATTGAAATCTGTGACATTTTTGTGGTACAAGACCTTTTCTTTTTGTGAGTGGAAATTCTAGCTTGGGCTTATTGGTAGCTGTATACCACAAGAATATGTTATGTGTTTCCTCTAACGTTAAAATGTCCGATTGGGCAGCTCCGTTGGCAAATTCCTCCAGTGTCATAGTTGGAACCCGTACCAAATATAAAGATTTTCCTAGCACTTTCCTTTTGTTCCTTGGTGTGATGGGCAGCCCTTGTCTCCTACATTCAGCCTCCGCCCAGTTGAGAACAGACTCAAAAACTACTGCTTCTTTTGTGTTCAGTGTTTCACGAGTCACAATAATCTCTAGAGTTTGCTGGTCTATTTCGCAAAAACCTTCTGACTTCAGTGCTAATTCTGCTTGAGCATCAATTACTTCCCAACAGCGCTGGGTCAATTCTGGCTCCTCAAAGAGTCTGCTCTGGGACAGCAGAACACAAGCATTCTTGGCCTCCAAACTTGTCTCCAGGAAGTTGACGCAAGCCTTGGCCAAAGCAGGTACAATGTATTTCTTGGCAGCATATAAAGTAGCAAGCACAGTGTCTGCTCCCAAGTCAATCTCATCACTGTACATGTACctagaaaaacaataaaaatttaaattatttttttaaagcgcTGAAATGCAATAGCAATGTAAGAGCCACTTTAAAATAATGCAATAATTCCAACAGTACTGCACCGTTCTGGGTGCCATTTAAAAGAACAAACTCATAAAAGgcaggggtcccccccccccccccccaatgtttgaCAAGAAGGGCTACATTGAACATCACTGTGAGGGCTAGGAAGGGTTCCTCCTTGTCTGTTAAAATGCTGGAGAAGAGAGAGGCAGGGGCCAGGACTCTTAGGAGTTTGGCAGATATACTTTAAGAAACAGCCTTTCTTTTCCCAGCATCTGCTGCTTTCTTCCTTCCACTCCCTCAGCATCTGCCCTGATGGCATGTTGCCTGCTCACCTGAAAGAATATATTTTGATTGCGTTCAGAGTTGTTACatatacagtagatatttcccagAAGGCTTATACTTAATTTGTGCATGAGATGGTGAAGTGCCCTGCTCAAGGTTACAATGTAGTGCAACATTGGAAAACAGACAAGCACCATAAGCATTGCTTTAGGGCCCATGTCCTTTCCTTTTTCTGCTGTTCATGATGCACAGGTCAGCAGGAAAAGAAGTTCAACCAGCCAGATTTTGTCTTGAGGTGGGGCAGCAGTAAAGCAACCCCCACTTCTGCCACAGGCCCCATAAAATTCACCTGCAAGTTCTAGTTTGGCAACTCCTTTAGGGAGGCATCGGCTAGTAAGAGGGAAATGCAGAACGTTACTTTAATATTGGATTCAGTATACTACCATATTATCCTTGTGTGTTGGCTCTGAAGCTTTTTCTTTAATTGCAGGACAGCTTCATATTTGTATCTAGGTAACAAAACTAATTCAGCTTTTGAGGTTTTATTTAGCTCTGCTGAGAACAGTTTCTAGGGGGAAGCTTAAGATTGATGTACATTTCATATGCAGATTTAGTTTTGTAGGCTTGTAATGATCACTTACttcaacagaattagaaaagctgcAGGTTCCACATCTGGTATATGGATTTCAGATTTTACTTCTGCTAGATCACCATAAAACATAGCATAGAAGACGGAACTACCCACTGCCAAAACATACTGTAAAAACAAAGGCATATTTTGTTACTGCTAGTTACAGCCtacattttaatttatatattttgaGAGAAATAAAGATTGTTTTAAATATCAAACATTATTAGGCTGTAGTGTAATCAAAATCTTGTAAGCTAAAGGTTAAATATTAAGCTGGCAAGGGCTTAACAGACCTTATGTGCAGGAACCCTCTTTGATGCTCCCGGTGGGCCCACAATGAAACATATATCAGCCATGAGTTCGTTGTTGAACATCAGTGCAttccttaaaaaacaaaacaaaatacccaGTGCAGTATTTTTCAGACGTAACTCAAGACCATTGGACGTATAATGTTAAAACTCTAAGTAGTAAGATATTATTTAACATTTACCTATCTACATCTCTTAGGTGATCCATACTCTCTGCTCAACCCCATTCCCAGTCATGAGCACCACATGTGCGATTTTGCGTATGCCCGAATCCGAATTTGTAAATAAACACtgcttgcttggggggggggggggggggggagatgtcacCTGTCCTTTTAGCATTAAAGGGCAGAGGCAAGAGTTGGAACTGTAGACAAGGTGGTATAAGTTGATGCTGCTAGGCTGGCCCTGCATTAATCTTACCTTTCCCGCAGGGTGGGATGGAAGGACTGCCAGTTGGTGCTCTCGATTATGTTGTTGTTAAGGTTTTGCCGTTGTGGTGGTGGCGGAGGGCTCTGCTGAAGGGCGGCGTTCTTGGTTTTGGTCGTCACTGCAGTACTGTTACTGTTTGTAATATTGGAGTTTGCGCTGCCTGGGTAAACTTCTGCAGCCATTTTCTTCAGAGACAGGGGTACTATTTCATAGCATGCTGGAACTTTGCCGTTTGGCTTCACGCTCTTTTTGGACTGCCTTAAGGTTTctggaagcagaagaaaaaaagtcAAACACTTCATGATCCTGCCATGGAAGCAATCATAAGATAATGGcatgagaaataaaaataattcagtTTTAAGTGCTAGTCCATCTGTCCATAAATGATATTAAGGATTATTTTTCCTTCTAAAATATTGTGTGAATTAGCCGCAGAATTATATAGCAGCTTTATTTCCAAGATATTCAGCGATTTTAATTTGAGGTATCCTCTGCCTCCGTGAAACTGATTGGCAGATCTAGTGTTGTGACTGCAGGCAGGATAAAGAGTAGTAACCACAGACCTTAGAAACTTAAGCGACCGGTTAGCAGGAAAATGGTAGCGATGTAATGTTTACTTCTGATGAGTTTTGTGCTTACATCATCTGCTTTTTAATCTAGGTAGGTCGTCGGGATTTTTTACGGCTGCTTTCCCGAAGATGTCTTGCACTCCTCCTCAGGCAATCCCTGTGACCCTTGGCCTTGTTTCTTGAGCTgcttctggtaaaaaaaaaaaaaccccactggtcAACTGTCTTGCAGCAGAGTATGCGATTTGCTTTCGGGGTGGCTGCCCTTCcctttatttgcttttttgaaCCTTGGTTCCTTTTGTTGTTGAGTGCCTCGGCGTCGGACTCTGCTTCTTGACTGTACTTGTCCGCTTCTGCGTACCTAATTAGCCTCCGCCTGCTTGAAATAGTGAGCCCTGACTGGGAACGTCACGCCTCGGGGCTCCAATGGGAAGGGACTGTGGGGGCGGGGAATGACGAAAGCTGAGCTGGAAGCACAGACTATCTGTCATAGTCATTCTTTAGTTTCTTATCCCCACCccatcatctctcttcccttcataaGCTGCTTCTTCCCGTTCCCGACACAACAGCCTTACAGTGGAAGCTTAAGTGCAGGCTGGCAGGGTGGTTGCACCCCCTGAGCGGGAGTTGAAATGTTTAAATATAGTAGCACAAAATAAAGTGTGTAGAGTAGACACCGTTGCATCAGGTACGGTATAAGAATATAAAGCAAccaacctagtggttagggtggtggactttggttctgaggaactgagttcgattcccacttcaggcacaggcagctccttgtgactctgggcaagtcacttaacccgccattgccccatgtaagccgcattgagcctgccatgagtgggaaaaacgcagggtacaaatgtgaaaaaaaaaatagagaggagtggagcagtagcctactggttagtgcagtagactgatcctggtgaactgggttccaTTGCCACTGTAGCacaatgtgactctgggcaaatcatttaaccctccattgcttcatttacaaaataagtacctactactactactatttaacatttctaaagcgctaccagggttacgcagcgctgtacaatctaacaaagaaggacagtccctgctcaaaggagcttacaatctaaaggacaaaaaagtgcagtcaatcaaattgggggcagtctaaa
It encodes:
- the LOC115477742 gene encoding BTB/POZ domain-containing protein 6 isoform X1, whose amino-acid sequence is MPLSYDCFHGRIMKCLTFFLLLPETLRQSKKSVKPNGKVPACYEIVPLSLKKMAAEVYPGSANSNITNSNSTAVTTKTKNAALQQSPPPPPQRQNLNNNIIESTNWQSFHPTLRERNALMFNNELMADICFIVGPPGASKRVPAHKYVLAVGSSVFYAMFYGDLAEVKSEIHIPDVEPAAFLILLKYMYSDEIDLGADTVLATLYAAKKYIVPALAKACVNFLETSLEAKNACVLLSQSRLFEEPELTQRCWEVIDAQAELALKSEGFCEIDQQTLEIIVTRETLNTKEAVVFESVLNWAEAECRRQGLPITPRNKRKVLGKSLYLVRVPTMTLEEFANGAAQSDILTLEETHNIFLWYTATNKPKLEFPLTKRKGLVPQKCHRFQSSAYRSNQWRYRGRCDSIQFAVDKRIFMAGLGLYGSSCGKAEYTVKIELKRQGLVLAQNLTKFISDGSSNTFSVWFEHPVQVEQDTFYNMSAILDGSELSYFGQEGMTEVQCGKVTFQFQCSSDSTNGTGVQGGQIPELIFYA
- the LOC115477742 gene encoding BTB/POZ domain-containing protein 6 isoform X2, coding for MAAEVYPGSANSNITNSNSTAVTTKTKNAALQQSPPPPPQRQNLNNNIIESTNWQSFHPTLRERNALMFNNELMADICFIVGPPGASKRVPAHKYVLAVGSSVFYAMFYGDLAEVKSEIHIPDVEPAAFLILLKYMYSDEIDLGADTVLATLYAAKKYIVPALAKACVNFLETSLEAKNACVLLSQSRLFEEPELTQRCWEVIDAQAELALKSEGFCEIDQQTLEIIVTRETLNTKEAVVFESVLNWAEAECRRQGLPITPRNKRKVLGKSLYLVRVPTMTLEEFANGAAQSDILTLEETHNIFLWYTATNKPKLEFPLTKRKGLVPQKCHRFQSSAYRSNQWRYRGRCDSIQFAVDKRIFMAGLGLYGSSCGKAEYTVKIELKRQGLVLAQNLTKFISDGSSNTFSVWFEHPVQVEQDTFYNMSAILDGSELSYFGQEGMTEVQCGKVTFQFQCSSDSTNGTGVQGGQIPELIFYA